The following proteins come from a genomic window of Methanosarcina sp. MTP4:
- a CDS encoding cobyrinate a,c-diamide synthase gives MHSKEQQAGKDTGKIPRILISADRSSSGKTTISMGLMAVLASKGYKVQPFKVALDYIDSSYHTEITGRFCRNLDGYLMDENGILDVYTHACEVGEGADIAIIEGVRGLYEGFESLSDIGSTAQIAKLLKCPVVFVINARSITRSSAALINGYKNFDRDVEIAGVILNNIGSRRHAEKAKQAIEYYSGVPVIGIIPRDPSMQISMRHLGLMPALEGRRRLGDFDKRLGGIEKIIKEGVDIDRFLAIAGSAKPLESPENSIFTGVEPGAGSLSIPGSIPGSIPESISESIPESDKPRIGVALDEAFNFYYRDNIDLLELDGAEIVYFSPVKDSRLPDVDGLYIGGGYPELFASELEANESMRRKIKEASASGMPIYAECGGLMYLTEKISTGVPGKGTYHDASMPESTYEMVGALPGHTIMGQTRVVSYNIGTLVGDCVIGKKGNTFKGHEFHHSEIREIPGDAKFAIKLSRGTGIKDDLDGLTVENTLGSYAHLHGAAYRELAGSFVEAVRKYRAEEK, from the coding sequence ATGCACTCGAAAGAACAGCAGGCCGGAAAGGATACCGGTAAAATTCCCAGAATCCTTATTTCCGCAGACCGTTCCTCCTCCGGGAAAACAACCATTTCCATGGGGCTGATGGCTGTCCTTGCCTCCAAGGGTTATAAGGTCCAGCCCTTCAAAGTCGCCCTGGACTACATCGACTCCAGTTATCATACCGAAATCACGGGCAGGTTCTGCCGGAACCTGGACGGTTACCTGATGGACGAAAACGGGATCCTGGATGTTTACACCCATGCCTGCGAAGTAGGGGAAGGTGCGGACATAGCGATTATCGAAGGAGTCCGGGGACTCTACGAGGGTTTCGAGAGCCTGAGCGACATAGGGAGTACTGCACAGATCGCAAAGCTCCTCAAATGTCCCGTGGTCTTCGTAATAAACGCCAGGAGCATCACCCGTTCGAGTGCGGCTCTTATTAACGGATACAAAAACTTTGACCGTGATGTGGAGATTGCCGGGGTCATCCTGAACAATATCGGAAGCCGCAGACACGCGGAAAAGGCAAAGCAGGCAATCGAATACTACTCGGGGGTTCCGGTAATCGGGATAATTCCAAGAGACCCGTCCATGCAGATTTCCATGCGCCACCTGGGGCTCATGCCTGCCCTTGAAGGCAGAAGGAGGCTAGGAGACTTCGATAAACGGCTCGGAGGAATTGAAAAGATCATCAAAGAAGGGGTGGATATAGACCGGTTCCTTGCCATCGCAGGAAGCGCAAAACCTCTGGAATCCCCGGAAAACAGTATATTTACCGGAGTTGAGCCCGGGGCAGGTTCCCTTTCAATTCCAGGTTCAATTCCAGGTTCAATCCCCGAATCGATTTCCGAATCGATTCCAGAGTCTGATAAACCCAGGATCGGGGTCGCTCTGGATGAGGCTTTTAACTTTTACTACCGCGACAATATCGATCTCCTTGAACTGGACGGAGCGGAAATCGTCTATTTCAGCCCTGTGAAAGATTCCCGGCTTCCAGATGTAGACGGGCTCTACATAGGGGGCGGCTACCCCGAACTCTTCGCCTCCGAACTGGAAGCCAATGAGTCCATGCGCCGGAAAATCAAAGAAGCTTCTGCTTCGGGCATGCCGATCTACGCCGAGTGCGGCGGGCTCATGTACCTGACCGAAAAAATAAGCACCGGAGTTCCCGGAAAAGGTACCTACCACGATGCTAGCATGCCAGAGTCCACATATGAAATGGTCGGGGCGCTCCCGGGGCATACCATCATGGGGCAGACCCGGGTTGTCAGCTATAACATAGGGACCCTTGTCGGGGACTGTGTGATAGGGAAAAAAGGCAACACCTTCAAGGGACATGAGTTCCATCACTCCGAAATCCGGGAAATCCCGGGGGACGCAAAGTTTGCCATAAAACTGTCCCGGGGCACCGGCATCAAGGACGACCTCGACGGGCTTACGGTTGAAAATACCCTTGGCTCCTACGCCCACCTGCACGGGGCTGCCTACAGGGAACTAGCAGGCTCCTTTGTGGAAGCGGTACGGAAATACCGGGCAGAGGAAAAGTAA
- the cfbC gene encoding Ni-sirohydrochlorin a,c-diamide reductive cyclase ATP-dependent reductase subunit, producing the protein MKKQKIIAIYGKGGIGKSSTASNVAAACAEAGKKVMIIGCDPKSDSSITLLGGKRIPTILDLLREGIEVTEEDMVFEGYAGVKCIEAGGPEPGIGCAGRGIIVAVQKLKSVSGELMKEQDLIIYDVPGDIVCGGFVAPIRKGYVNEAYVLTSGEYMPLYAANNICKGLTKINMPLSGVICNSRNASREEEIVSKFSEEIGSQLMAFIPKSQIVQDCERNGYSVMEKAPYSEIANVYRRLGKAIMENERKVMADSLTDERLRELTK; encoded by the coding sequence GTGAAAAAACAAAAGATCATTGCAATTTACGGGAAAGGCGGTATAGGTAAATCAAGTACCGCGTCCAATGTGGCAGCAGCCTGTGCGGAAGCAGGAAAAAAGGTCATGATCATCGGCTGCGATCCAAAGAGCGACTCGTCCATCACCCTCCTGGGGGGAAAAAGGATCCCAACCATTCTTGACCTCCTAAGGGAAGGCATTGAAGTCACGGAGGAAGACATGGTTTTCGAAGGTTACGCCGGTGTCAAATGCATAGAAGCCGGAGGACCCGAACCCGGGATCGGCTGTGCGGGCCGGGGTATCATCGTGGCAGTCCAGAAATTGAAAAGCGTTTCCGGGGAGCTTATGAAAGAGCAGGACCTGATCATCTATGACGTGCCCGGGGACATCGTCTGCGGAGGGTTTGTAGCCCCTATCCGGAAAGGGTACGTAAACGAGGCCTATGTCCTGACTTCCGGGGAATACATGCCCCTCTACGCCGCAAACAACATCTGCAAGGGACTTACCAAGATAAACATGCCTCTCAGCGGTGTTATCTGCAACTCAAGAAACGCCAGCCGGGAAGAGGAAATCGTTAGCAAATTCTCCGAGGAAATCGGGAGCCAGCTGATGGCTTTCATCCCCAAGAGCCAGATCGTCCAGGACTGTGAGCGAAACGGCTACTCCGTTATGGAAAAAGCCCCCTATTCCGAAATCGCCAACGTCTACCGCAGGCTCGGAAAAGCGATCATGGAAAACGAAAGGAAGGTCATGGCAGATTCCCTTACCGATGAGAGGTTAAGGGAATTGACAAAGTAA